The genomic DNA GTGACCCTGTTCCGCAGCAGGGCTGTTCCATGGCATGCTTGCAGCTGGGTGCCAGCCCACTTGACAGCCAGGGCTcacccacagcaaggacacACCATCATTTCCCCACTCACccccttcctcagctctgtgagcagggcagggaggtggcacgGGCAGGCAATGGCACATTCGAGGTGATGCTCTCAGTCCGCAGCCACTGCACAGGGCTCACTGCAGGGGAGGCATTTGCTCTTTAAGGAAATGTCTCGATTTGCCTTACATCCCTGGCTGGTTCCTTGAGCTTCCTCTGTCCCTTATTCCCAAAGTGCGTAACTCTGCTCCCCAGAGCCGAGTGGGAGGCGGTGTGAGGGACATGCTGGTGCATTTATAGCATCGACCTCCAGCCCcgtcctgcagctggggaagggcagaTTTGGCCCCCCAGGGAGGAGCATGGCAGAGGGCAAAGCGAGCAACTGTGACCCCAGCCAGCTTGATGTTTCTCCCATATGCAGGAGGATGTTGCTGATCACAGGTTACCGGTGTCCAAATattatttctcttctcctgtcTCTGTTCCACACTGCCTAGAAAGTGGATGCTCATCCCAGGAATGTAAACTCTGCCCAAGGCCTCTGAGGAAATAGCTTCAGACCAGGAACAGGACTGCACTCAGCAATTAAGGGCTGATCTCCCcagccacacagctcctgggggagAGCCCTTTGCTCCAGCGCCAGAGGCTGGCCTTGTGTCTGAGAGGTGGCCCCAAGGGACCTTCCTGCAAGGACAGGCATGAGGCCCCGTGTGGTCACGGTCTTTACAATAACAGGATTCTGTCTGTCCAGTGAgttggcagcagctgctgctcagagcagcctctgctctcgGATGGGAGGAAATGCTCTCTTCACCCCATCTCACAACCATCCCTGGGGAAGTGGGGAGGGGGTCCCCTTGGCCCAGGACGGTCTGTGGGGTGGCAGAGGGAGAGCATAGGCATGCTCCACTCGTCACATTAGGGATGTTACCTGCTCTTTGCTGCCCGGCCAGGAGAAGGAGTATGAACAGACACTGAACGCCgccacagcagcccccagcagctgctgagtcggtgctgtgctgctgagtgATGAACTGCAGCACACCCTCCCCGCGGTGGGGCTGGGATTTTCTGTGTGCTTAtctctgcagcatctccacGCTAATTTGCcaggccctgctccagcagctttgtCACACACTCAGTGGTGCCAATGCCTGGGAGCTCCCGactgagcccagctcctgctggtgcCGCTTGCGTGGTCCAACGGGGGCTGAGGACAGGCAGCTGGCATGTCCTGCATCCCCTGGGGACACATcccacagggctgggaacaggTCACTGGCATCCTTATGCTGCAGGGACAGACCTCACATGGTGTTGGGTAGGGAAGCCCTGAAGCAGCCTCCCCACTCTCCCAGGAGGACAGAAATGTGAATCCTGGCACGGATGCAGAGCCCGTTATGGGACCTGCAGCCCACGGGGGATCGTGTTGCTGTTGGCATCTCATCACACCTCCCATAGTTCCAGCTTCCCTGGCCTCTGGAGCttaaaaatagaacagaaaaggCCACAGAGTTCCTTTGGGTTGGCAGCAGGGTTTGACCCCAGACCTGCTGTGCCCCCTTCCCTTCCGAGCTGTAGACCAGAACCGGGATGCTGTCCCTGAGGCTAGGGGGGGCTGGGAATCCTCTGGCAGGGATCCAGCGGTAGGGGCTGATGGAACAGGCACGGGGCAGCTTTAGGGGAAGGGGCCGGGTGGGCAGTCACGGGTTAGGACTGACTGAGTGGGAACAGTGCACCAGTAGAGGAATGAAGAGGATAAAAGGAACAGGGGAACAAGGTGGGCGCAGAATGGGTGGATGGACATGGGGCAGCGAAAGCAGCAAGCCGAGAAGCCCAGCACAGCGCCGGTGGTTCCCGCCGGCCGGGGATTCACCGAGAGCAGGACGGTGAATAGAAGCGCCGGGGCAGCCCGATGGAGCAGTGACCGGGGGCGGTGCTGGGGCGCTGGAGGAGGGCGCTCCCGGGAGCACCGGCCAtccccgcggccgccggggccgggcacCTGCTCCCgccccgcggcggggccggggcggggcagcggcggggcggcggcggtgAAATAGGGCGGCGGAGCGGGCTGCGCTCCCATggcccggcggcggcggaggcggcacggcggggccggcggcggggcggcaTGCCGGGGGCGGCACGGCGGTAGCGGCGGCGCCGGCTCTGTAccggggcggcgggagcggccaTGCGGCTGCTCGGCGCCTTCCTGCGGTTGCTGGTGGCCGGGACGCTGGGGGCACCGCCCGCCCCGGTGAGAACCGAGGGGCGGGAGGGGGTCGGAGCACGGGCGGCCCGGGCCCCTGGTGCCGCTGCCCGCGGTGGCCGGGACAGCTCCTCCCGGCGCTgggcggggagcggcggagGGTCGCCCCGTGCTGCCCCTCCGGAGCTCgcctttccctccctgcaggtCCCGGAGGAACGGGGCACCGCCAGCACGGAGTCGCCCGGTGAGTTGGCAGCGTGCGGCCGCCGGTGCCCCGGCTGGGAGGGGGCGGCAACCCAGGGAGGGCTCCGCGCACGGCCGGGGCGCGCTGGGTACCACCCGGAGCTGTGTTCCCTCTGGAGTGCCGTGAGGGAGGCAGCGGGGAGCTGTGCCGACGCTCGGAGTAACCTGATTTCCCCGAGCCACCTGGGGCACGGCCGCGGGCCGGAGCGGAGGGCAGCACAAGAGCCACACCGCCGCCCCTCCGGTGCCGGCGTGCGGGATCCGGCTGGGAGCGCTCCGCTTCAGCTCTCCCCGCTGGAAAGCCTCAGGGGACGGCTGTCCCGCCGAGCGAGGAGCGGGGGAGCCCCTCCGCCGTCGGGGGTGAGCAGGGTGCCTGGGCAGGAGACGGAGCTGGCGGATAGAGGGAGAAAAGCCTGTTGGGGTGGCTGTGTGAGCGCCCCGCACAGTGATGTGCACAGTACGGTGACGGACTCACTGCGAGCACGAAGCGGTCCTTTGCTTCTCTGTGCTCCGTGATGGCCGCAGGACACCCCGCGGCTTCTGCACCTGCCCCGGCAGCGgcctggctgagctctgcctctctTATAGTCCCTGTCCCCGTCTCTTGCAGTCCTGACCTTTCGGGAGATCTGGAATCGTAGTTTCTGCCGGCCTTTGGAGCAGCTGGTGGACGTCATTACCGAGTTCCCCAACGAGGTGGAGTACATTTTCAGACCCTCCTGCGTCTCCCTGCAGCGCTGTGGAGGCTGTTGTGGGGACGAGGGTCTCCGCTGCGTCCCCGTGGAGACAAGCACGGTCACCATGCAGGTacgtgctgctgctgcggggccggggctgtgccggaGGGGTGGAGGGCTGCTCACCCAGCGCCGGGAGGGTGAACTTGCAGCTTTGAATTCGCTGGATATTGTAGCAGTGTGGCTAGCGAGGGAGAGGACTTAAAACTGCTCAAATGTATGTCAAGCCAGTAGGGtctctctgcctgctctttGGGCTGGCCCCTGAGGTCAGGTGTCACCCCTGGTGGTACTGGCCTCACTCCCTCCTTCCCGGATTTCTCTCTGTGTGGTCCGTCTTGCTCACTGCTGTCGTTTTTCCAGACCTTTCCTGTCctgtggtggggctggggggtgCTCCAGTTGCCTGTGACTGCCTGCTGGGACAAAGTAGGTACTGCCCTTCAATTGAAGGGAGGAGCGAGGGTCTCCTGTATCAGGTGATGCTTGGGGTGACAGTGTTGCTGTTGTGACAGTGTTGCTGACAGTGAATGCCCTCACACTGGGGCATGGTGAGGGGGAAGGGCTGAGCCAAGCGTGTTTTCAGTCACCACTGTGTGAGCTGTGAGATGCGGGGTGGCAGATCCTGGGCTGTTTGACTCTTCCCCACGAAGCCAGCAGCAGTTGTCCTCACACTGCAGCCCTTGCACTGAGTTGGCAGAGATCAAcctgctgatgctgcagggACCAGGGAAAAGCTCTGCTTTGCCATGGATGATGGACTAGGGAATGGCTGCAATAAATAACCAGTGATTTTGGTCTCTCTGAGGTTGAAAGTATGTTGGAAGGCAGGATGGCAGTTTCCAAAAGCTCTTGGCTGAGGCGGATCAAAAGCCTGGCgtgagcaggaggcagctcccCAAGCACAGGTCTCCCTCTATGGGAGGGATCCTGCTGCTGTGTACAGGGTGGAAATTCCTGACACTTCTGCAGGGGCCGGTGTGGATCACACCAATGATGAACATACCCTGTAAGGCCCTTGGATGTCCAGCCTGAACTTCAGGCTGGGCTGTGACCTGTGACAGGGCAAATCCTGTATCCCTGGAGCGGGGAGGCACTGTGGTACTGAGTCCAGTCAATTCCAACTCAGTACTGTAGGAAAGGgatccaggaggaggcaggatTGCCTCAATAGGATTGGTCTGAAAAATATGACTGGGATGGGATATTTGTGTCAGATAAGGGAGGTGTGCAAAGGGGTCGAATATGTGAAAACTCTCCAGAAAGGCAGAGactgaaaaaccttttctgagGCTGGGACATCCCAAAACCATGGGCCTTAAAGCCCTGAAGACATGGGGCAGCACTAGCAGAGCCTCCCAAGCTGCCGGGACAGCTGGGCCTGGCCAGTACTGCCTACGTGTGGAGGTGGAGTCTCTGTTGTTGGAGGTCCCGAGGAACAGGTTAGACATGCATCTTCCCAAGAGCCTGGGGTGGCAAGGCAGTGGTGCAGGAGCCCTTCCagccccctcctgctgctgcctgagaaGTAACCTTTGctcttctttcagctgctgaagaTAAAGCCAAACGGGGAGGCACCCTATGTGGAGATGGCGTTCACCGAGCACAAGCAGTGCGAGTGCAGGTAGGGACTCCTGGGTTCCAgcaagagcagccctgccagctcacCCTGTGTGTGCAACAGGattccctggctgtgctgggacccctTCTTGCTGGCTTGGCACTAGggtttgctgctgcttggggCCCTTGTTCGCCTGCAGGCTGCACCACATCTCTgcacctgctccctgcagacAAGGGGGTGTGTGCTGTTGTGAAGACAGGTCAGACACCATCCACCATCTGCAAGGCTGcgctctccatccctgcagcttccTTGGCATGCATGGTATATTCTCATTTAGCCACAGGATCTGCCTGTGAGTAATGGAGCAAGGCTGGTGGCTCTGAGGCAGGCGTTTGGTGTGTGGCAGCACGTCCAAGGTGGTGGTTCAGCAGAGAGCTCCATGGCTTGGTGTGCCCGAGTGTGAGCGTGGCCCAAAGAGAAAGCTCAGCAACTGAGCCCTGGGCCACCATTTAAGGCATCTGCCCCAAACAGACCTGGGGGTACAGCAGAGGTTTACATCCAAGCCAGTGAATGAAAGCTTAAAACACACAgtgccagcctggcctggaTACACGGTGCTGGCCTGGAATGGATGTGCAGCACCAACCTGCCACAGGCTTCTGGCAGCTAGTCAACTCCTTGGAGTGCTCACTGAGTCCCCAAAGTGGTGAAAGCCTGGGCAGGATGGGGCCTCTCCCTGAGGACTGCAatgctgtgggagcagctccgGTGCCCTCTGCAGCTGGTCCTTGCCATAGAGACTCCAGCACTGTCTGCATGGGGAGTCCTGGTAATCACTCTTCATCACGATCCGGGGGTGATTTAGTATTGTGAAAACTGGGGGGGTGAGTGTCC from Sylvia atricapilla isolate bSylAtr1 chromosome 6, bSylAtr1.pri, whole genome shotgun sequence includes the following:
- the PGF gene encoding placenta growth factor — protein: MRLLGAFLRLLVAGTLGAPPAPVPEERGTASTESPVLTFREIWNRSFCRPLEQLVDVITEFPNEVEYIFRPSCVSLQRCGGCCGDEGLRCVPVETSTVTMQLLKIKPNGEAPYVEMAFTEHKQCECRPRQDLMRLGRRRSKGRGKRRQGKKGRKDCELCGSPRR